The sequence below is a genomic window from Caloramator mitchellensis.
GGATTATTGCAACCTCTGGTATTTCAGGTAGTCTGTCCTTAATATATTTTACTGCTTCATTTATCTTTTCTATTCCAATCATTTTATCACCTCTGAGCAAGTATTTCATTTGCAAAACTTTCGCCAGCTATATCTGCATCTATGTTTAACATATCCGCTATAGTTTTTCCAATATCTGCAAATGTTTTTCTTACGCCTATGTTAACTCCGCTTTTTACTTTTTTTCCATATATTATTATTGGAATATATTCCCTTGAATGATCGGTGCTTTCGGTTGTTGGGTCGCATCCATGGTCAGCAGTTATTATTAAAACGTCATCATCCTTCATTGCATTTATTATTTCAGGTATTCTCGCGTCAAATTCCCTAAGTGCGTTTGCATATCCATTAGCGTCATTTCTATGACCAAATACCATATCGAAATCTACAAGGTTAGTGAATATTAACCCCCTTATATCCTCCTTGATATATTCTAATGTCTTGTCTACTCCATCCATGTTATTTTTAGTGTGAACAGCCTTTGTTATACCATATTCAGCATAGATATCTTCTATTTTGCCTACTGCACAGACATCCATTCCTTTTTCTTGAATATAGTTTAACACTGTTTTTTTATGTGGAATCAATGCAAAATCTCTTCTGTTTGAAGTTCTCTTATAGTTTCCAGATGTTCCTACAAAAGGTCTAGCTATAACTCTTCCAACATTGTGTTCCCCAACAAGCATTTCGCGAGCTATTCTACACATTTCATACAGCCTATCAAGAGGTATAACCTCTTCATGTGCAGCTATCTGGAACACGCTATCTGCAGAAGTATAGACAATAGGATATCCTGTCTTAACATGTTCATCGCCAAGTTCTTCGATTATTGCTGTTCCAGAAGCCGGTTTGTTGCCTAATGTCCTTGTTCCAATTCTTTTTTCAAATTCTTGTATTATTTCTGCTGGGAAACCATTTGGATATGTAGGAAAAGGTTTGTCAAGTATTAATCCTGCGATTTCCCAGTGTCCTGTAGTTGTGTCTTTACCCTTTGACATTTCAAGGGCTTTACCATAACTTCCATTAGGACTTTCAACAGGTGGTATACCTTTAATTCCATCTATATTGCCTAGCCCTAATAATTGCAAATTAGGTAAATTAAGCCCTCCAATTGCCTTTGATATATTTCCAATTGTGTCACTACCCTGGTCATTGTATAAATGAGCATCAGGTAATTCGCCAATGCCTACGCTGTCCATTACCATTAGAATCACTCTATTAATCATAATTTTTCCCCCTTTAGAATGTGTTCTAATTTTGAGAATATTATTATACAATATTTTTTTAGAAAAAAAAAGGGCATCATGCCCTTGGATGTGATTTTTTATATACTTCGCTAATTTTCGTCTTGCTTATCTCCGCATAAATTTGTGTTGTCGATATATCTGAATGTCCTAATAGTTCCTGTAAAGATTTCAAATCGGCCCCGTTTTCCATCAAATGTGCTGCAAAAGAATGTCTAATGATATTAGGTGTAATTTCTTGCTGTATACCAGCCTTTTTGGCATAATACTTTAATATCTTCCAAAAACCCTGGCGAGTCATACCTTCTCCATGATGATTTAAAAAAAGGTATTCATTACTACTATTAGAAACGAATTTTTTTCTAAAATTATTAATATAGTTTTCTAATACCTTGATAGCTATTTTACCAAGAGGAATTATTCTTTCTTTATTTCCATTACATCTTAAGTATCCTAAATTTAAATTTATATCATCCAATTTTAAACTAACAAGTTCTGAAACTCTTATACCTGTTGCATATAAAACTTCAAGCATCGCCTTATCTCTTGCACCCTTAGGTTCATTTGTATTTGGCATAGACAACAATCCTTCTACTTGTTCAACTGATAAAATGGTAGGTAATTTTTTTTCAATCTTCGGAGATTCTAACTCAATTGTAGGATCATAGGAAATTAAATCCATTTTCAATAACATTCGATAAAAAGCTCTAATTGAAGCTAAATTTCTCGATATGGAAGATGTAGCTCTACCGTCTTTTTGCAAATTCAAAAAATATGCAATTATGTTAGACTTCTTAACTTCTAAGAAATTTATATTATTCCTATTTAGATATTGTAAAAAGTTTTTAATGTCCCTTGCATAAGATTCTAAAGTATTTTGACTTAATCTTTGCTTTTTTAAATAATCAATAAAATTTCCAACTACATTTTCCATTTTCAGTTCCCCTTTTGTATAAATGAGTATAATATTTAATTCAACAAAAAATTCGAATTTCCTTCAAAAAATTTTACTTTATTAAATTTTTTATTTTATAGTAAATAGAATTATTATCCATACCATAGTTTACAACGAAAATAGCATTATTTCTTTCAATTTTTTTATTAAATCTATAAAATAAATTGCCAAAAATTATCGGAAGCAAAAACCCTAATAAGAAAAAAATAAGTAAACTTATTAAAATAAACTTTATTTTACTTCTCATATAATCACCTATTGAATTGTTAGATATGCAGATAATCCTTTAACAATAGCAGGGGATATAAATGATTCTACAAAACTACCTACTAATATTAATAATAAAAATATTACAAGACTTATTGAATAAGTTGCAAAATCTCCTGAGTTTGAAATATATCGACTTTTTTTATAGCTTTTTATTGAATAGGTAATACTATTTGCACAAATCATTAGAAATCCAGGTATTAAAAATATGTTTTGTGGCAAAATTCCTGTCAAAAAGAATATGAATCCCCTCCAGCCAAAACCAATTAGAAGAAAGCTTATTGTAAATCCAAGCGTTATACCCTTTATTATAGTTGCAATTGATGCTATTATTGAACCAAATATTGTAAAACTAATAATCCAAACCAATAATATTATAATTAGATTAGATTTAAGTGAATTAAAAAAAAGAACAAATAAATTTACATTTTCTTTATTAATGATTTGAAAAAAATTGTTAAGATAAACTACCAAATCTTGTTTATCTGAATAATTCATTCCTTTTGAAATCAAAGCTCCAATAACTATTCCAATTGTGAATAAAAAAGTCACTAGTAAAAATATAACAGTATTATTTTTAAAAAGATATGGCAAATCAATTTTTCCTCTTCTTCGCAAACCTTTTTCCCCCTTTGTTCATTAAAATTTACTATAATTATATGAACAAAGAAGACTATTAATGATTAGATTAATTCTTTTACCATTAGTATGCCAATTATGGTCTTTGCATCTTTTATCTGACCACTATTTATCAGATTTATTGCTTCATCAATACTGATTTCAAATGCTTCCAAATGTTCTCCTTCGTCTAAATTTACCTTTCCTTCTTCATATTCATCGCAAAAATAAATGTATAAAATTTCTGAAGAATAGCCCGGTGATGGGTAAAACCTTGTTAATAATCTCAAACTCTTGGGTATTTTGCCAGTTTCCTCTTCTAGTTCTCTAATAGCACAATCCAAAGGCTTTTCTCCCTTTTCAAGCTTACCTGCCGGTATCTCAATCAAAACTTCTTCAGTTGGTTTTCTGAACTGTCTAATTAATATAACTTTTTTATCCTTAGTTATAGCTACAATTCCTACACCACCGTTGTGTTCAATAATCTCTCTATTCCCAATTTTATCATCTGGAAGCAATACTTTATCCCTTCTTAAATTAAGTATTCTTCCATTATATATGTATTCTTTTTCTATTGTCTTTTCAAAAAACTGCATAAAAACACCCCGCATCAAACTGTTATCAATTACATAGAATATAATACCACAAAATGAAAGGAGAAATGTATATGAGTAAGAAATATTTTATTTTTATTGGAAAATTCAGCGACTTAATTAACCTTCTAAATGAAAATAAACATAAATATAGGTATTTAAAAGAATTTTTAGATCAAAAGTAAACAATAAGACACCTAAAGATATTCACCCTTAGGTGTCTTTATTATTAACCTAGTTTTTGCTTTAATCTTAGCTTGTCTGCAATCATTGCGATAAACTCACTGTTAGTTGGTTTACCTTTATCATTATGAATTGTATATCCAAATATTCTATTTATTGTTTCAACCTGACCTCTTGACCATGCAACTTCTATAGCATGCCTTATTGCTCTCTCTACGCGACTTGCAGTTGTATTATACTTTTGAGCAATTGTAGGGTATAATTCCTTTGTAACTGCACTTAATAATTCTATATCATCAACCACCATATGAATAGCTTCTCTTAAGTATAAATAACCCTTAATATGTGCAGGAACACCAATTTCATGAATAATGTTAGTAATTTCTGATTCAAGATTATTTGAACTTTTTAAAGTTATTGTTTCTGGGATAGTTATTGTCGGCCTTCTAATCTCAGATGTCCCAAGTGAATTTGCAAATAACTGTCTTATTCTTTTACTAAAAATATCCATATCGAATGGTTTCACAACATAATATTCTGCTCCTAAATTAATTGCTCTTTGTGTTATTTTGTCCTGTCCAACTGCAGAAAGAATTATAACCTTTGGCATAGGAACTTCTACCATTGAATTTAACTTTTCCAAAACTCCAAGTCCATCAAGGTGAGGCATTATAATATCTAATACAAGCACATCAGGATGATTTGCACTTACAAGTTTAATTGCTTCAAGTCCATCCTTTGCTACCCCTACTACATCAAAATCAGTTTGAGTTCTTAGATACTCGCTAAGAATTGTTGTAAACTCTTTGTTATCATCGGCTACAACGATTTTAATTTTTCTTTCCTCCATCAGATTACCCCCTAACGTTTCCATTATCTAACAATTATAATTATTCGACAAAGCATTTTAAATTCCTGCTAAATAAAATAAAATATTTTTTAAAATTCAAAAAATATGATAAAATAAATAAAAAAATTTGTGGAAAACATTTAAATGTCATATCCTTGTTCCTTCAGCATCCATTCAATATAAATCCCATAGCCCATATCAGGTCTGTTAATAAATACATGTGTTATTGCACCTATTAGTTTTCCATTTTGCAATATTGGGCTGCCACTCATCCCTTGAACAATTCCTCCAGTTTTGGCAAGTAATTCTTCATCAGTTATCCTTATAATCATACTTTTAGAACTCGGTTTTGTTTGTTGCGTTACCTTATCAATATATACCTCATATTCTTTTACAGAATTTCCGTCAATAGAAACCAATATTGTAGCAGGCCCTTCTTTTACTTCATATTGATGGGCAATGGGTATGGCTTTATTGTATACATTATTATTATAAGCTTTTAACAATCTTCCGTAAATACCACAAATCGTATTTTTCTCTATTTCTCCTATTTTTTCGTTTTCCACAAATATTCCTTTCAATTCACCTGGTTTTCCTCTTTGTCCTCGTTCTACTGAGATTATATTTGCGTTAAATATAGTTCCTTTACTTATTGGAAAAAGCATACCTGTATCAACATCATTGATTGGATGTCCCAATGCTCCGAATTTATTGGAAGTAGGATCGTAATAGGTTAGTGTTCCAATCCCAGAAGTTGAATCTCTAATCCATAGTCCAATCTTGTATTCATTTTTTTTAGATTTTACCGGGGTTACTAATATTTGTTTTGTTTCATTCCTTCTGCTTATCTTTAAGATTATATTTTCTCCATTGCTATCTTTTACAACAGATGCTAAATCATATACACTTTTCAGTTTTTTATTTTGTGCTTCTATTATCAAATCGCCAATTTCTATTCCAGAAATTGCAGAGGGGCTTTGCTTATAACCAGTTTCAGTTTCAATATCGGAAAATCCAACAACTAATATCCCTTTACTGTTTAGCTTTACACCTATAGGTAAACCACCAGGTATTAATTTTACTTCAGGTGTGATGCTAACTGTCATAGTTTTAAAAGGTATTAACCCTAATATTTTTACATTTAAATTAAACTTATTTTCAGTCTTATCCCTTTTTTCAACTCTAAAAAGATAATTGTTCTTTAAATAATTACTTACTATTTTATTTTGAACAATATCTTCTTCGCTTGCGCTTATTTTTGTTGGTATTGCTAAATATTGATTTATTATAAAAATAAAAATTAAAATAAATATATAAAAAAAGCTCCATGTCTTTTTATATAAACTTTTCAAAAAAATCACTCCCTGCCCTAAATTTTTCTTGTCACCTTCCTTTCTCTATAAATAAGTTAACCTTTTTATTGTCCATCTATACTAGAACATAGTTGTGAATAATGAATAATACTCTTTTACTGGACAAACTTTCAAATAATTAATCATAAGTGGTAAAAAAAGCAGCGAATTTTAATTCGCTGCTTTAATCCTATTTTTTAGCTCAAATGCTATGGTTAACATTTCCTTAGCATGCTCTTTAGTTAATTCTGTAACAAGAGCACCTCCAACCATTCTTGCGATTTCTTCAACTTGCTCATCGATATTTAACTTAGTAACTTTTGTTATAGTATTTTCATTATATACCATTTTATGTATTTTAAAATGTCTATCAGACATAGATGCTATTTGAGGCAAGTGTGTAACGCACAAAACCTGATGGCCCTTTGAAATAACAGACATCTTTTCAGCAACCGATTGAGCTGTTCTACCGCTTATACCAGTATCTATTTCATCAAAAATCAATGTTGGTATTTTGTCTATTTCAGCTATTACTGTTTTTATTGCTAACATAATTCTAGACATTTCACCACCAGAAGCAACCTTATTTAGTTTTCTTAGCTGTTCTCCTGGATTGGCGCTAAACAAAAATACTACTTTATCCATCCCACTTGATTGAATTTTTTCTAATTGGGATACTTCAACATTAAACTTTGCCTTCTCCATACCTAAATATCTGAGCTCATTTTCAATAGATGCTGATAACTTAGCTGCAGTTTCTTTTCGTTTTAAACTCATTTTATCTGCAAGAATTGTAATTTCACTTAGCAATTTATCATATTTTTTATTTAATTCGTCTAATATTTCTTCGGACTTTTCAATTGTGCTGTATTCTTCAACTATTTTATCGTAATAATTAATAATTTCTTCAATAGTATTACCATATTTTCTTTTTAATTTATTGATTAAATCGAGTCTTTCCTCTATAACATTCAGTTCTTCTTGGTTAAATTCTACTTTATCTCTATAATTTCTTAATTTTGATATTATATCTTCAAGTTTGTAATAAATTTCCTCTAATTCATTTTTAATATTTAATATGTTTTCATCATATTTTGTTATGTTCTCAAGCTGTGATATGCTCATGGCTATTTCATCGTAAGCAGAACTGCCTTCCTCTCTTTGATAAAGCTGTGCATATGAACTTGCAATAGTATTATATATCTTCTCAGAGTTTATAAGAATATTTCTTCTTTTAGAAAGCTCTTCGTCTTCGCCTAATTTTAATTGAGCTGAGGCTATTTCATTAATCTGAAAACTTAAAATGTCCATTTTTTGTAATTTCAGTTGTTCTTCTTTTTTTAACTCATTTATTTTTTCATCAATGTATACTAATTCATCATATGTTTTTTTATATTCCATTTTAATTTTATGAAATTCCTCTCCACAAAAGGCATCTAGAATATCCAAATGAGTATTTTCATCAAGCAGAGACTGGTGCTCGTGTTGTCCGTGGATGTCTATTAGAAACTTACTTATTTTCCTTAGCATATTTACTGTAACAGTTTTTCCATTGATTCTTGCTACGTTTTTACCATTTTTTGTCATTTCTCTTGATATAACAACATATTCGTCATCATCAATCCCTAAATCCTGCATTATTGACTTTAATTGTTCTGATTTTATTTCAAACACACCTTCTACAAAAGTAAAGTCACAGCTTTTTCTAATTACATCCTTTCCTATTTTTTCACCAAGTAAAAAATTAATGCTATCAATCAAAATAGATTTTCCAGCACCCGTTTCTCCTGTCAATATATTCAATCCTTCTGAAAAATCCAAATCTACAGCATCTATCAACGCAAAATTCTTGATATGAAGTTCAAGGAGCATTTAACTACCTCCCTATTCGTTTAAAAGCTTTTTCATTTTTAAAACTGTTTCATGTGCCTTTTCAGGATTACGAGCAAGTGCAAAAATAGTGTTATCACCTGCAACAGTTCCAACAATTCCATCCAACCTTAATGAATCCATTGCCTCTGCTGCTGCAGAAGCTGAGCCTGAAAGCGTCTTTATTACTATCATATTTCCAACATATTCTATGTCAATTACAGTTTGAGTAAAAATGTTAACAAGCTTTTCGTATAATACGTTATCTGCATGTGATAATGGAGCATATTTATATTTTCCTGAACTTGACATAACTTTAATAAGTTTCAATTCCTTTATGTCCCTTGATACAGTAGCCTGTGTAACATCGAATCCTTGATTCCTTAATTCCTCAACAAGTTCCTCCTGAGTTTCAACATCTTTGTGATTAATTATTTCTAATATTTTGGAGTGCCTTGTGATTTTCATAATATAACCCCTTTCTTCCCTCATATGGTTAGTTCTTTAATTTTTCTTCTTAGTACTTCAAAAAAATTTCTGTTTGAAAGTTTAATAAATTTGGCTCTGTATTTTGGTTGCTTTATAATTATTTTATCATATTTTTGTAGCCTAAATCCATCCTGTCCATCAGCTGTTAAAAATACTTCTTCATTTGTATCTTGTATTTGAACTATGAGTTCCCTATTGCTTCCAATAATAATAGACCGTGCATTTAAACTATGAGGGCATACAGGTGTTGCAATAATGACTTCAAGTTCAGGACATACGATTGGCCCACCTGCAGATAACGAATAAGCTGTTGAACCTGTGGGAGTTGAAAATATGACCCCATCGCCTCTATACGTTTCCATAAGTTCATCATCTATAAAAACCTTTACTGCTATGATTCTTGCAAGAGTCCCTTTTGTTATACAGATATCATTCAAACAAACGAATTCCTTTATTGCCTTGTTGTCCCTAACTACCTTAGCCTCAAGCATTATTCTACTTTCTATACTAAAAGTATTATTTATTAATTTTTCAAATGCATTATACATATTATCTTTTTCTGCTTCAGTAATAAATCCAAGGTGCCCAAAGTTTATTCCCAAAATTGGCTTTTGATTTGGCAATTGCCTTCTCGCAACTGATAAAATAGTCCCATCTCCTCCGAGGACAATCAAATAATCAGCTATGCTAAAAAGTTCATTATCTTCTAGTCCAATAGATTCAAATCCAATAGAATTAGCAACATCCTTTTCAAGATAAATGTTACACCTTTTTTTTGTAAACCAATCAACAATTTGTTTTGTTACAACTAAACCTTTATCTTTTGATTTGTTAACAATCAAACCATATTTGTTCATAACATCACTTGCCCTTAATTATTTAATTTAAGATGTGCATTATTTACTATTTCATCGACCTTTATGCTGTTTAAAATTGATTTTTGACCTTTGCTTAAGTAAAGCAAATATTCTATATTGCCCTCTGGGCCCTTTATTGGCGAAAAATCGAGGCTTAAGACATTTAAACCATTTTCAATGGCAGCATTAACTACCTCATTAATAACTTCAATATGAACCTCCTTGTCTCTTACTACTCCTTTTTTGCCAACCTTTTCTCTTCCAGCTTCAAACTGAGGTTTAACTAAAGCTACTATCTCGCCGTCATCATTTAAAAGTTTAATAACTGATGGTAATACTAATTTAAGCGATATAAATGAAACATCTATTGAAGCAAAATCCGCTAAGTCATTCAAATCTTCAGGATTTACATATCTTATATTTGTTCTTTCCATAACAACAACTCTTGAATCGTTTCTTAACTCCCAAGCAAGCTGTCCATAACCTACATCTATTGAATACACCTTTCTTGCACCGTTTTTAAGCATGCAATCAGTAAAGCCTCCAGTCGATGCGCCAACATCAATGCAAATCTTATCTTTAAGATTAATTCCAAATTGCAATAATGCCTTTTCTAACTTTAATCCCCCTCTACTTACATAGGGAAAAGCATTGCCTTTTATTTCAATGTTAGCATCAACGCATATTTTTTCACCTGATTTATCAACTCTATGTCCATCAACAAATACAAGTCCTGCCATAATATTTTTTTTTGCCTTTTCCCTTGTTTCAAAATAACCTTTTTGAACTAAAAGTATATCAAGTCTTTCCTTTTCCATAAGCACTCTACCTTTACTAAATTTGTTTCATTATAGTATTGTAAATTCCCTCTGAATCGAGATTATATTTTTTATATAGTTGATTAATATTTGCATGAGCTATAAATTCATCTGGATACCCCAGTTGGACAATCTTACCCTTGTATTCTTTCTTTGCCGCGTATTCCAATATTGAACTTCCCATACCACCAGCAATGTAGTTATCCTCGATTGTGAAAATATGCTTATAATCCTTAAAAATATTATCAAGCATCGTATAATCCAATGGCTTTATAAATCTTGCATTTATATGAGCTACATTTATATCCTTTATTTTTAGTTTGTCTATAGCAATCTTTGCAGTTTGATTAGGTCGACCTGTTGCTATTATGCATATATCTTTTCCTTCTTTTAATATTTCCCATTTAGAATACTGAATATCATCGTATTTTATAAATCCTTCTAAATAGTCCCCACCTCTTGGATATCTGATTGCAACAGGTTTATTAAATTTGAAAATCCATTTAAGCATCATCCTAAATTCCTCAATATCCTTTGGAGATAATATCGTTAAATTAGGCACAACTCTCAAAAATGATATATCAATAATACCTTGGTGAGTTTCTCCATCTTCACCTACAACACCAGCTCTATCTATAGCAAATACTACAGGTAAATTTTGTAAACATACGTCATGAATTACTTGATCATACGCCCTCTGTAAAAACGTCGAATATACCGCAAAAACAGGTTTTAGCCCTCCTGCTGCCAATCCTGCAGCAAAAGTTGTTGCATGTTGTTCTGCTATTCCTACATCAAAAAATCTATGAGGAAATTCTTCTGAAAACTTCTTCAAACCTGTGCCGTCAGGCATCGCAGCAGTTATAGCAACTATTTTTTCGTTTGTTTTGGCTTCTTTTATAATTTCTTCACCAAATACATCCGAATATGTCATTTTTGAGTTTGAAAAATTATTGCCAGTTGAAACTTCAAATGGTCCAACGCCATGAAAAACATCCGGTTGTTCTTCGGCAAAATGATACCCTTTTCCTTTTTTTGTTATTGCGTGAATAACTATTGGTCCTTTTAATTTTTTTGCTCTATTCAAAACATCTATCATTGCATATATATTATGCCCATCAATAGGCCCCAAATAAGTAAAACCAAGATCCTCAAATAACATTCCCGGTATAACAAGTTGCTTTACGCTTTCTTTTATTTTCTCCATTGACTTATATATATTATTACCAACAGCAGGTATTTTTTTCAGAATTGTTTCAATGTCATCCCTTAAAGTTATATATTTTGGATTAGTTCTAATTTTGCTTAAATATGTAGCTAAACTCCCAACATTTTGAGCTATTGACATCTCATTATCATTTAAAATAACAATTAAATCTGTATTTGATGCTCCAGCATCATTTAATGCTTCAAGTGCCATTCCGCCAGTTAATGCCCCATCACCTATAACAGCTATTACATTAAATTTTTCTTTGCTTAAATCCCTTGCTTTCGCTAAACCCAAAGCAGCAGATATAGATGTGCTGCTATGACCTGCACCAAAAACATCATACTGACTTTCCTTTCTTGTTGTAAAACCACTTAAGCCACCATACATTCTAAGCGTATCAAATCTATTTTTTCTACCTGACAATATTTTATGCACATAGCATTGATGTCCAACATCCCATATAAGCTTGTCTTTAGGAAGGTCAAATACCTTATTGATAGCAATAGTAAGTTCAACGACGCCTAAATTTGAAGCAAGATGTCCTCCAGTTTTTGATACATTTTCAATGAGGAAGTTTCTAATTTCCTCAGCTAATATATTTAATTGTTCAGTTTTCAAATTTTTAATATCATCAGGATAATTTACTTTTTCCAAAACAGCCATTACCATTACCTCTTTTGAATAATATTTTTTATATTGGATAATGTTTCAATCAGGTAAGCTATTCTAAAAACTATGTTATTTGCTTGAGAAATAGCAAAATTCTTGCCTAATGCCTTACCTCCGATTGTTATTGCAGCTATAATAGAACTGAATGAAATTGCAATTATTGTTTTATTTAACATAAATCCATTAATAATTAATTTTGCGATAATTACAGCTCCTGTGCCTCCGCTTATTATTCCTGCTATGTCTCCAATTACGTCATTACAAAAATTAGAAACCCTATCTGCACTCCTAATAAGTGCTACAGCGGTTTTAGCACCTTTAACCTTTCTTGAAGCAAGAGAATGAAACGGTGTTTCATCTGCAGCCGTAACTGCTACACCTAAAATATCAAAAAAAACACCCGTCGCTATAATTAAAACAAGAATTAAAATAGCAGTATATATGTTAACATTTGGTATTATCGTTTCAGTAATTAAATTTATACTAAAAGATATTATCAACGTCCAGAATATAATTATAAGTAACCATTTATAATTATTTATACTACTTGACTTTTTAACATAAAGCTTAATTTTTTTATTTTTTCCCATATAATCACCTGTATTAAATTTAAGGTGGCGGCAGGATAAGTTAAGTTTGCGGCTTAGGTCTAGCAGGCTTTCCCATTTTCAGGCCAGGGCGTCGCCGCCCAGGTGGTTTCCCTTTAACTGAAAATTCATACTGTCGCCAAGTATGAGGCTAGATTACCACTTAGTCCACACTGCAATCCCTATCCTGCCTCCTTTGGAACAGTCTAGGAGATTTCCTCAACAGCATCGTCTATCCTTAGCCTCTTTTGCAAAAATGGTTTCCTATAGCGATAATCCATACACATGGGCCCAATGAATATGAATCTGATCTATCCTCCACCATTCTTGCTCAAGGCAGGCTACGCTGCACGTAGCATTAAATATACCACTTTGCAGGTTTAATCCCTTGCCGTAGTTGTCCACGAACAAGGGTCTCCGCGGGGGTAGGGTCGATTGCGCATGCCATTGCGGTCGCCCCATCCCCCTTACTCCCAGCACCAACCCACCACTGGGCGTAGCGAGCCAGCACAAGGAACTTCATCGATGTGCCCTTTAGCGGATTTTTAGCCCCGCCTTCAGAATAGACTAGCTGACTAGAATACTGCGCCACCTGTTATTTATAGCACCGTCCCGACAAATAACCCTAAAATAGCTCCAGCAAAAACTTCAACTGGAGTATGACCTATTAACTCTTTAAGCTTTTCGTGTTTAAAATTTTTATGCATCAAATCTTCAATCATTAAATTCAAAATTCTCGCCTGTTTACCTGCGGCGCGTCTTACGCCTGCTGCATCATACATTACAACCATAGCAAAACAAAAAGAAATTGCAAAATTTATGCTATCAAATCCACTTAGTTTACCCACCTTAGTTGCAAGAGCAACCACAAAGGCTGAATGTGAGCTAGGCATACCTCCAGAGCCCACAAGCCTTGTAAAATCAATTTTACCTTTTTTTAGTGAAACAATCAATACTTTCAAAAGCTGAGCAATTAGCCATCCTAAAAATGCTGTAATTAAAACACTATTTTTAAAAATATCTAAATACATAAAATTTCACCTAACTTTCACGCGTCAAGAGATAATTCGTAAGTTCATAT
It includes:
- the recN gene encoding DNA repair protein RecN, which encodes MLLELHIKNFALIDAVDLDFSEGLNILTGETGAGKSILIDSINFLLGEKIGKDVIRKSCDFTFVEGVFEIKSEQLKSIMQDLGIDDDEYVVISREMTKNGKNVARINGKTVTVNMLRKISKFLIDIHGQHEHQSLLDENTHLDILDAFCGEEFHKIKMEYKKTYDELVYIDEKINELKKEEQLKLQKMDILSFQINEIASAQLKLGEDEELSKRRNILINSEKIYNTIASSYAQLYQREEGSSAYDEIAMSISQLENITKYDENILNIKNELEEIYYKLEDIISKLRNYRDKVEFNQEELNVIEERLDLINKLKRKYGNTIEEIINYYDKIVEEYSTIEKSEEILDELNKKYDKLLSEITILADKMSLKRKETAAKLSASIENELRYLGMEKAKFNVEVSQLEKIQSSGMDKVVFLFSANPGEQLRKLNKVASGGEMSRIMLAIKTVIAEIDKIPTLIFDEIDTGISGRTAQSVAEKMSVISKGHQVLCVTHLPQIASMSDRHFKIHKMVYNENTITKVTKLNIDEQVEEIARMVGGALVTELTKEHAKEMLTIAFELKNRIKAAN
- a CDS encoding arginine repressor, which encodes MKITRHSKILEIINHKDVETQEELVEELRNQGFDVTQATVSRDIKELKLIKVMSSSGKYKYAPLSHADNVLYEKLVNIFTQTVIDIEYVGNMIVIKTLSGSASAAAEAMDSLRLDGIVGTVAGDNTIFALARNPEKAHETVLKMKKLLNE
- a CDS encoding NAD(+)/NADH kinase, which encodes MNKYGLIVNKSKDKGLVVTKQIVDWFTKKRCNIYLEKDVANSIGFESIGLEDNELFSIADYLIVLGGDGTILSVARRQLPNQKPILGINFGHLGFITEAEKDNMYNAFEKLINNTFSIESRIMLEAKVVRDNKAIKEFVCLNDICITKGTLARIIAVKVFIDDELMETYRGDGVIFSTPTGSTAYSLSAGGPIVCPELEVIIATPVCPHSLNARSIIIGSNRELIVQIQDTNEEVFLTADGQDGFRLQKYDKIIIKQPKYRAKFIKLSNRNFFEVLRRKIKELTI
- a CDS encoding TlyA family RNA methyltransferase; this translates as MEKERLDILLVQKGYFETREKAKKNIMAGLVFVDGHRVDKSGEKICVDANIEIKGNAFPYVSRGGLKLEKALLQFGINLKDKICIDVGASTGGFTDCMLKNGARKVYSIDVGYGQLAWELRNDSRVVVMERTNIRYVNPEDLNDLADFASIDVSFISLKLVLPSVIKLLNDDGEIVALVKPQFEAGREKVGKKGVVRDKEVHIEVINEVVNAAIENGLNVLSLDFSPIKGPEGNIEYLLYLSKGQKSILNSIKVDEIVNNAHLKLNN
- the dxs gene encoding 1-deoxy-D-xylulose-5-phosphate synthase is translated as MAVLEKVNYPDDIKNLKTEQLNILAEEIRNFLIENVSKTGGHLASNLGVVELTIAINKVFDLPKDKLIWDVGHQCYVHKILSGRKNRFDTLRMYGGLSGFTTRKESQYDVFGAGHSSTSISAALGLAKARDLSKEKFNVIAVIGDGALTGGMALEALNDAGASNTDLIVILNDNEMSIAQNVGSLATYLSKIRTNPKYITLRDDIETILKKIPAVGNNIYKSMEKIKESVKQLVIPGMLFEDLGFTYLGPIDGHNIYAMIDVLNRAKKLKGPIVIHAITKKGKGYHFAEEQPDVFHGVGPFEVSTGNNFSNSKMTYSDVFGEEIIKEAKTNEKIVAITAAMPDGTGLKKFSEEFPHRFFDVGIAEQHATTFAAGLAAGGLKPVFAVYSTFLQRAYDQVIHDVCLQNLPVVFAIDRAGVVGEDGETHQGIIDISFLRVVPNLTILSPKDIEEFRMMLKWIFKFNKPVAIRYPRGGDYLEGFIKYDDIQYSKWEILKEGKDICIIATGRPNQTAKIAIDKLKIKDINVAHINARFIKPLDYTMLDNIFKDYKHIFTIEDNYIAGGMGSSILEYAAKKEYKGKIVQLGYPDEFIAHANINQLYKKYNLDSEGIYNTIMKQI
- a CDS encoding divergent PAP2 family protein; its protein translation is MYLDIFKNSVLITAFLGWLIAQLLKVLIVSLKKGKIDFTRLVGSGGMPSSHSAFVVALATKVGKLSGFDSINFAISFCFAMVVMYDAAGVRRAAGKQARILNLMIEDLMHKNFKHEKLKELIGHTPVEVFAGAILGLFVGTVL